The following is a genomic window from Deltaproteobacteria bacterium PRO3.
TGACTTGGGCGCTGGCCGGCCAATGCACCAGGCCCAAGGACGGCCGCCGCGGCCTCGCCCAAGACTTCAGGTGCTTGATCGCGTGCCTCGTCTCCTCGAGGAGGATCCCCAATTCGCCGGCATAGGCCTCGAAGACCGGTTTGCGCAGGTCCTCGTGGAGGGCGCGGTAGATGTCTTGTTCGTGCTCCTCCAGGACTTCGCGCAGCTTGCGGAGCTGCTGGAGGCGGAAGCCTAAGTCCCGGGTGATACCGCTTTGGAAGAATTGGTTCTGGGCCTGCATGGCGGCATTGTGGCATCGCCGACCCCGATTGCCAAGCATGACTTCCCGCGCAAAACGGGGTATACGGTGGAGGAAAAGAGGTGCCCCATGTCCGAACATCGCGCCGCGCTGGCCTGGAAACGTGAGACCCCCGACTTCAAATACGAGAGCTACGACCGGACGCACGAGCTGCGCTTCGGCGGCGGAGCGTCCCTGCAAGCCTCCTCGGCCCCTCAGTATCTGGGGCGCGCGGAGTTTCCCAATCCCGAGGAACTGCTCGCCGCCTCGGCCTCGAGCTGCCACTTCCTCACCTTCTTGGCGATCGCCGCCAAGTCGCGCTTCGTCGTCGACGAGTACCGCGACGAGGCCGTCGCGATCCTCGAGAAGAACGCCGCCGGCAAGGAGGCCGTCACGCGAATCTTATTGCGGCCGAGCGTGCGCTTCGGCGGCGATAATTTGCCCGCCCCCGAAAAGATCCGCCAGATGCACGAGCGCGCGCACGAGCTGTGCTTCATCGCCAACTCCCTGACCAGCGAGATCCTCGTCGAACCCCAGCCTTAAGGAAACGCCCATGAGCGACGAGAAAAAATCCTACCAAATCCAAGTCACCACCGAAGACGGACGGAAGATCCTCTGGAAGAAGCAGGGCAAGCCCGCCCTCCTCCCCGAGGAACTGGTCGAGACCTGGGTGAGCAAGTTCCGCACCGACATCTGGGAGATCACCGCCGAGGGCGAGATGGTGGGGGTGGGGCGGGCGACAGGGCCGACCCTGAAGATCGCCAAGGTCGAAAAAATCCCGGTTTAATTTTTTCGGAGTTCGAAACTTACGAGGCGTTTTTGAACGGGACCTGTCCGGGCTGCACCCCCACCGTCCTCGCAAGCTGCGGGCGGCGGGGGGCCCCCGCCCGGCCACCCGTTCAAAAACGCCTCGTAAGTTTCGAATTTATTAAATCAAAAAAACCCGACCTATTCCGTCTCCTCGGCCTCGCGTTCCGCCGCTCGGCGGAAGGAGTCGTGCTCCCGCGCGTAGGCCAGCTCTTCCGCGATGAAGGCCTTTTCCTTCTCGAGGAAATGGCGGATCCCCTCGCGGAAGCCGGGGTGCTCGATCCAGTGGGCGCTGTAGGTGAGCTCAGGGCGGAAGCCGCGCAGCATCTTGTGACTGCCGCCCGCGCCGGCGTCCACTCGGGCCAGGCCGTGCCGGATCGCGTACTCGATCGTGCGGTAGTAGCAGAGCTCGAAGTGGAGGTTGCGGTATTCCTCCGCGCAGCCCCAATAGCGGCCGTA
Proteins encoded in this region:
- a CDS encoding OsmC family peroxiredoxin; its protein translation is MSEHRAALAWKRETPDFKYESYDRTHELRFGGGASLQASSAPQYLGRAEFPNPEELLAASASSCHFLTFLAIAAKSRFVVDEYRDEAVAILEKNAAGKEAVTRILLRPSVRFGGDNLPAPEKIRQMHERAHELCFIANSLTSEILVEPQP